The sequence GCCTGGTCCTTGTACCTTTGGGGGTGCCGCTGCCGGGTACAAATGCCGCTGCTGACCCGATGGTGATTTCAGGTGTGGGCTTGCTCATCGTGGTTGGTGTTGTGCTGGATACGATGAAGCAACTTGAAGCCCAATTGACCATGCGTCACTACGAAGGTTTTATGCGCAAGTCTGGTTTCATGGGCTGACGCGAGTGAAGGAGTAGACGATGGCGTCTCGCCGCTATGTGATTTTGTTCGGTGCGCAGGGGTCGGGGAAGGGAACACAAGCCCGGCTCTTGCAGGAAAAGTTGGGGATTCCCCAGGTCGCGACGGGCGATTTGTTTCGGTACAACTTAAAGAATAATACCGAGTTGGGGCAGTTGGCCAAGGGGTATATGGACCGCGGCGAACTGGTCCCAGATGAGGTCACGAATGCGATGGTGCGCGAGCGCCTCTCGCGGGAAGATGCCGCCGATGGGGCGATTCTCGACGGGTATCCGCGCAATCTGAATCAGGCGCGCGCGCTTGATGAAATGTTGGCGGAATGGGGCGCTGAGGTCACGCGTGCCATCTACATTGATGTCAGCATGGATGAATTGATGCGCCGCTTGACTGGCCGCCGCGTTTGCCGTTCTTGCCAGGCGACGTATCACGTTGTGTTCAAGCCGCCTCGGCAGGAAGGTGTCTGTGATGTGTGTGGCGGCGAGTTGTATCAGCGTGATGACGACAAAGATGAAGCCGCGATTCGCCGCCGGTTGGAAATCTATCAGCAAGAAACGCTGCCGGTGATTGAGTATTACCGCGAACGCGGGTTGCTTTCTGAAGTGTCGGGTGAGCAGCCAATTGAAGCCGTCAACGCCGACATTTTGAAGGCGATTGGCGTACCGGCGGACGATGTGCATGAGGCGACTGCCGAATGATTGTCATCAAATCACCACGTGAAATCGCCATCATGCGCGAGGCTGGCCGGTTGGTGGCGCAAGCACATGAGATTGTGCGCGAACTGTTGAAGCCGGGGATTACGACGCGAGAGATAGACGAGAAGGTTGAAGCCTTCATTCGCTCGCAAAACGCGGAACCCAGTTTCAAAGGGTATCACGGATATCCAGCGTCAACGTGCATTTCAATCAATGAAGAGTTGGTGCACGGTATTCCCGGCGAGCGGCGTATTGAAGAAGGCGATATTGTCAGCGTTGATATTGGCGTGTATTACAAGGGGTATCATGGAGATTCAGCCTGGACGTATGCCGTAGGCCCCATTTCGCCTGTCGCACAGCGTTTGTTGGAAGTCACTGAGCGTTCGCTCTATGCCGGCATAGAACAAGCCCGTCCCGGTAATCGGCTGAGTGATATTGGCCACGCAGTGCAAAAAGTAGTAGAGGCTGCCGGCTTCTCGGTTGTACGTGAATACGTTGGGCATGGCATTGGACGGGAGATGCATGAAGACCCGCAAGTGCCCAACTATGGTGAACCGGGGCGTGGTCCGCGTTTGCGGCCTGGGATGACGTTGGCGATTGAGCCAATGGTCTGTGTCGGTGATTGGCGCACACGTGTATTGTCCGATAAGTGGACAGTTGTGAGTGCCGATGGCAGTTTGACGGCACATTTCGAACATACCGTAGCCATCACCGAGGATGGACCAGAAATTTTGACAGTCTTGTGAAATATCCCGTTGAGGACGAGTGCAAGCGAACTTGACGGGATTTGATTCTCGCATACAATCTATCGTTGGCATCTCGGCGTCCTGCTCGCAGGGGCCGAGATGTGTTGTGTTGAAAGGTCGGAGGATTCATCATGAAAGTGCGACCATCAGTCAAGAAAATGTGTGCTCACTGCCGCATCATTCGCCGTCATGGGCGTGTGTACGTAATTTGCAGCAAGAACCCGAAGCACAAGCAGCGACAAGGCTAAGCCTGCGTCGCGGCGCAAGGAGTTGAGGAGCGGAACATGGCACGTATTGCAGGTGTAGACTTGCCGCGAGATAAGCGCGTCGAAGTTGCGTTGACGTACATTTATGGGATTGGCCGCTCGCGCAGCCTGGAAATTTTGCGCAAAGCGGAAGTCAATCCTGATGTGCGGGTGAAGGATTTGTCGGAAGATGAAATCGCCCGCTTGCGTACGGTGATCGATCGCGATTACAAGGTTGAAGGCGATCTTCGCCGTGAAGTGAACCTGAATATCAAGCGATTGATTGAAATTGGGACGTATCGCGGTTTGCGCCACCGCCGTGGTTTGCCCGTGCGGGGGCAGCGGACGCGCACGAACGCGCGCACCCGCAAAGGTCCGCGCAAGACGGTTCCAGGCAAGAAGCGCAGCCGCGCCAAGAAGTAATTTCCAGTTTGCTTGGGTGTAGCGCCCTAGCCAGAAACGTGTAGGAGACAGGGGGTAACAAATGGCTCGACGACGTGTTCGTCGTGGGACGCGACGCCGCGAGCGGAAGAATATTCCGCACGGTCAGGCACATATCCACGCGACTTTCAACAATACAATTGTGACAATTACAGACCCCAATGGCAACACGATTTCGTGGGCCAGCGGTGGGACGGCTGGCTTCAAGGGTTCGCGCAAGAGCACGCCATATGCGGCCCAAGTGGCGGCGCAACAGGCTGCCGAAGCCGCTATGCAGCACGGTTTGCGCGAAGTAGATGTTTTTGTGAAGGGGCCTGGTCCAGGGCGCGAGTCGGCGATTCGTGCTTTGATGCAGGCCGGTTTGAAGGTTGTGAGTATCACGGATGTGACGCCAATTCCGCACAACGGATGCCGCCCGCCCAAAAAGCGGCGTGTGTAAAAGGTAGGGAAGAGGATACGGTATGGCACGATATACGGACGCTGTTTGCAAACTTTGCCGACGTGAAGGCGAAAAACTCTTTTTGAAAGGCGAACGCTGCTTCGGCCCGAAGTGCGCTGTGGAGCGCCGCCCATATCCGCCGGGTATGCATGGGCAAAAGCAGCGGTTCCGCCGCAAGATGTCGGACTACGGCATGCAGTTGCGTGAAAAGCAGAAAGCGCGCCGCATTTACGGTGTGCTGGAACGCCAGTTCCGCCGCTACTTCTATGATGCGGTGCGTCAGCCGGGTCAGACGGGTGAAAACCTGCTTCGTTTGCTGGAACGCCGCCTTGATAACGTGGTGTACCGCATGGGCTTCGCCGATTCACGTGCGCAAGCGCGCCAGTTGGTGACGCATGGGCATTTCACGCTCAATGGTCGCCGCCACAACATTCCATCGTACCTGGTGAAGCCGGGCGATGTGATTAGCGTGCGTGAAGGCAGCCGCAAGCGCACGTACTTCAAGGAAATTGGCGAGCACATGGAAGGCAAGGCGGTTCCGGAATGGCTGGAAGTTGACCCGACGACGTTGACCGGGCGTGTGATTGCCTTGCCCGAACGTCATCAGATTGATATTCCGGTGAACGAGCAGTTGATCGTTGAGTACTACTCGCGCTAATCGCTGACCCAAATCTGCGACAACTGTCGAGAACTTGACCCTGTGCCCGCCGTTCAATTGGCGTGGCACAGCGATTTATGAGGAGGGTTTCGTTGGATATCGTAATGCCGCGAATCGAGCGCGAAGTAGTGACGCAGACCCACGGGCGCTTTGTGATTGCCCCGTTGGAGCGAGGATATGGCATCACGGTGGGCAATGCGCTGCGCCGTGTGTTGCTGAGTTCTTTGCCAGGGGCGGCGGTCACCTCTATTCGTGTGACGGGGGTGCACCATGAGTTTAGCCCTATTCCGGGCGCAAAAGAGGATATGATTCAATTTATCCTCAATGTGAAACAGTTGCGCCTGAAGTTGCACGGCGAGGAACCAATGCGTATGCGGTTGACGGCGCGGGGGCCTGGTGAAGTCACCGCCGCCGACATTGAAGCACCGAGCCAGGTGGAGATTGTCAATCCAGAGCTGCACCTGCTCACGCTCGATAATGAAGAATCAGAAGTTGAAGTCGAATTCCAGGTTGAGCATGGACGGGGGTTTTCGCCCGCCGATGAACGTGGGCGCTTGCCAATTGATGAAATCCCCGTTGATGCGATTTTTAGCCCGATTCGTCGTGTGCGCTACGACGTCGAACCGGAACGTGTTGGGCAAAGCCACGATTTTGATCGGTTGGTCATCAGTATTTGGACGGATGGGACAATTGATCCGGAAAGTGCATTGAAGCAAGCGGCCGAAATTTTGGTACAGCACTTTGCGATTGTGGCGGGTGGTGTTCCTGCTTTGCAGGTCAAAGTGCCCGCTGCGGCTGAAGAAGAAGAGGAAGAAGGCGCGGACACCGGCATCCCGGCTTCGGTTTACAACCGCCCCATCGAAGATTTGGGATTGCAGGTGCGTGCGTACAACTGCTTGAAGCGTGCTGGTATTACCAATATCGGGCAGGTTTTGGAACGTTTGCAAAAAGGCCGCGACGAAATGCTGGCAATCCGCAACTTTGGGGAAAAGTCGTTAGAAGAATTGCTGGAAGCCCTTGAAGCCAAAGGGTATTTGCAGTATCTTGCGAATACCCAGAGCCAGACGGAATAAGGTAGGAGACGGAGCCATGAGACACCGGGTAAAACGACGCCACTTTGGGCGTGATCGCGACCATCGCAAGGCGCTCTACCGCAATTTGGTGACGGAAATTTTGCGCCACGAGCGCATCATGACGACCGAAGCCAAGGCGAAGGCGGTGCGCCCCTATGTGGAACGCATCATTACGTTGGCGCGCAAAGCCAAGCAAGATCCATCGTATGCGTTGCATGCACGCCGCCAGGCATTGGCGTTTGTGAACGACAAAACGGTTGTGCATGATTTGTTCGAAAAGAAAGTGGATCGCTTCCTTGATCGCCCCGGCGGCTACACGCGCATCATCAAGTATGGTCCGCGCCGTGGCGATGGGGCGCCGATGGCGATTATCGAGCTTGTTGACTGAGATGGTTGCCGATTTTCGGCATGTCTGCTCATTACAAACTGACGGTTGAATATGACGGGACGGCGTTCGCCGGGTTTCAAATTCAGGCGAATGCGCGGACTGTTCAAGGCGAACTGGAAGCTGCGTTGCAGCGTTTGAATCGCAACCAGTCGGTTCGCTTGCGTGGGGCAGGGCGCACCGATGCAGGTGTCCATGCCATCGGTCAGGTTGTGGATTTCTGGCTCGATTGGCATGATGAAGATGAGCGCCTTGTTCAAGCGTTGAATGCGATTTTGCCCCACGATATTGCTGTGCGTGATATTGCACGTGTGCCAGAGTCCTTTCACAGCCGATATAGCGCGCGTTCGCGCTCGTATCGCTACACCATCTGGAATCGTGCAGTGCGTCGTCCGCTTGTGGCACGCTGGTCGCTCCACGAGCCCCGGCGACTGGATGCCGAAGCGATGCACACTGCCGTCCAGATGTTGTTAGGCACGCATGACTTTGCCAGTTTTGGCCGTCCGACGCAGGGCGAGTCCACCGTGCGTCACATGATGCGGGCGCAGGTCTGGCGTGATGGCGATTGGGTCTATGTGGACCTGGAAGCCAATGCGTTTCTGTACCGCATGGTGCGCCGTATTGTTGGGACGTTGCTTATCATTGGACGGGGGCAAGCCCCCCCGCAGTGGATGCAGGAAGTACTGACGGCTCGTCGCCCGGATGCGGCGGGGGCTACGGCTCCACCGCATGGGCTTTGTTTGATGGCCGTTCGGTATGAAGAGGATGAAACCGAAGAACAAGGACCGCTCACATCGGTCGGTGCGCAGGAGTCGGAATCATGAAGACGATTTCAATTAAGCCGGAAGAAGTACAGCGCGAATGGTGGGTTGTGGACGCCGAAGGTAAAACGCTTGGGCGTCTGGCAACGCAAATTGCCACCATCTTGCGCGGCAAGCATAAGCCGTATTACACACCGCACGTTGATTGCGGCGACTACGTGATTGTCATCAATGCTGAAAAGGTCGCTGTCACGGGCAACAAATTGGATCAAAAGATCTATTATCGCCACTCCGGGTATCCGGGTGGGTTGAAGCAACGCACGTTACGCGAACAGTTGCAGCGCCACCTGGAATTGGTTATTGAGAAAGCGGTGAAGGGGATGCTTCCCAAGAACCGCTTGGGGCGCAAAATGTTCAAGAAGTTGAAGGTGTATGCCGGGCCAGAACATCCCCACCAGGCCCAGCAACCTAAACCGCTTGAGTTGGATACGTAAGGGAGGCGCATAAGTGGCTGAGAACCGTTATTTCTACGCCGTCGGTCGCCGGAAGACGGCTTCGGCGCAAGTACGTTTGTATCCGGAAGGGACGGGGCAGATTACCGTTAATGGGAAGCCCGTCAACGAATACTTCACCCGTGAACAGGACTTGGTGGAGATTTATGCGCCGTTGCGCGCCACCGGTCATGAAGGGACGTTTGATATCACGGTGGTTGTGCGCGGTGGCGGCGTGACGGGGCAAGCCGGTGCTGTGAAGCACGGTATCGCTCGTGCGTTGCTGAAGTATGATGAAAACTTGCGCCCGGTATTGCGTCGCGGTGGTTTCCTCACTCGCGATCCGCGCATGAAGGAACGCAAGAAGCCGGGTCTCAAGCGTGCTCGCAAGGCGCCGACCTACACCAAGCGTTAATGGTGTGTATGCCAAACGAAAAACAGCCCCTACGCAAGGGGCTGTTTTCTTTTTGGAAGTGGGGTGCGTGATTAGCGGGGAAAGATATACAAAATGGAAATGACCA is a genomic window of Ardenticatena maritima containing:
- the rpmJ gene encoding 50S ribosomal protein L36 encodes the protein MKVRPSVKKMCAHCRIIRRHGRVYVICSKNPKHKQRQG
- a CDS encoding adenylate kinase, whose translation is MASRRYVILFGAQGSGKGTQARLLQEKLGIPQVATGDLFRYNLKNNTELGQLAKGYMDRGELVPDEVTNAMVRERLSREDAADGAILDGYPRNLNQARALDEMLAEWGAEVTRAIYIDVSMDELMRRLTGRRVCRSCQATYHVVFKPPRQEGVCDVCGGELYQRDDDKDEAAIRRRLEIYQQETLPVIEYYRERGLLSEVSGEQPIEAVNADILKAIGVPADDVHEATAE
- the rpsD gene encoding 30S ribosomal protein S4, whose translation is MARYTDAVCKLCRREGEKLFLKGERCFGPKCAVERRPYPPGMHGQKQRFRRKMSDYGMQLREKQKARRIYGVLERQFRRYFYDAVRQPGQTGENLLRLLERRLDNVVYRMGFADSRAQARQLVTHGHFTLNGRRHNIPSYLVKPGDVISVREGSRKRTYFKEIGEHMEGKAVPEWLEVDPTTLTGRVIALPERHQIDIPVNEQLIVEYYSR
- a CDS encoding DNA-directed RNA polymerase subunit alpha — translated: MDIVMPRIEREVVTQTHGRFVIAPLERGYGITVGNALRRVLLSSLPGAAVTSIRVTGVHHEFSPIPGAKEDMIQFILNVKQLRLKLHGEEPMRMRLTARGPGEVTAADIEAPSQVEIVNPELHLLTLDNEESEVEVEFQVEHGRGFSPADERGRLPIDEIPVDAIFSPIRRVRYDVEPERVGQSHDFDRLVISIWTDGTIDPESALKQAAEILVQHFAIVAGGVPALQVKVPAAAEEEEEEGADTGIPASVYNRPIEDLGLQVRAYNCLKRAGITNIGQVLERLQKGRDEMLAIRNFGEKSLEELLEALEAKGYLQYLANTQSQTE
- the rplQ gene encoding 50S ribosomal protein L17, which encodes MRHRVKRRHFGRDRDHRKALYRNLVTEILRHERIMTTEAKAKAVRPYVERIITLARKAKQDPSYALHARRQALAFVNDKTVVHDLFEKKVDRFLDRPGGYTRIIKYGPRRGDGAPMAIIELVD
- the rplM gene encoding 50S ribosomal protein L13, whose protein sequence is MKTISIKPEEVQREWWVVDAEGKTLGRLATQIATILRGKHKPYYTPHVDCGDYVIVINAEKVAVTGNKLDQKIYYRHSGYPGGLKQRTLREQLQRHLELVIEKAVKGMLPKNRLGRKMFKKLKVYAGPEHPHQAQQPKPLELDT
- the rpsM gene encoding 30S ribosomal protein S13, yielding MARIAGVDLPRDKRVEVALTYIYGIGRSRSLEILRKAEVNPDVRVKDLSEDEIARLRTVIDRDYKVEGDLRREVNLNIKRLIEIGTYRGLRHRRGLPVRGQRTRTNARTRKGPRKTVPGKKRSRAKK
- the rpsI gene encoding 30S ribosomal protein S9, which produces MAENRYFYAVGRRKTASAQVRLYPEGTGQITVNGKPVNEYFTREQDLVEIYAPLRATGHEGTFDITVVVRGGGVTGQAGAVKHGIARALLKYDENLRPVLRRGGFLTRDPRMKERKKPGLKRARKAPTYTKR
- the rpsK gene encoding 30S ribosomal protein S11, which encodes MARRRVRRGTRRRERKNIPHGQAHIHATFNNTIVTITDPNGNTISWASGGTAGFKGSRKSTPYAAQVAAQQAAEAAMQHGLREVDVFVKGPGPGRESAIRALMQAGLKVVSITDVTPIPHNGCRPPKKRRV
- the map gene encoding type I methionyl aminopeptidase, which produces MIVIKSPREIAIMREAGRLVAQAHEIVRELLKPGITTREIDEKVEAFIRSQNAEPSFKGYHGYPASTCISINEELVHGIPGERRIEEGDIVSVDIGVYYKGYHGDSAWTYAVGPISPVAQRLLEVTERSLYAGIEQARPGNRLSDIGHAVQKVVEAAGFSVVREYVGHGIGREMHEDPQVPNYGEPGRGPRLRPGMTLAIEPMVCVGDWRTRVLSDKWTVVSADGSLTAHFEHTVAITEDGPEILTVL
- the truA gene encoding tRNA pseudouridine(38-40) synthase TruA; the protein is MSAHYKLTVEYDGTAFAGFQIQANARTVQGELEAALQRLNRNQSVRLRGAGRTDAGVHAIGQVVDFWLDWHDEDERLVQALNAILPHDIAVRDIARVPESFHSRYSARSRSYRYTIWNRAVRRPLVARWSLHEPRRLDAEAMHTAVQMLLGTHDFASFGRPTQGESTVRHMMRAQVWRDGDWVYVDLEANAFLYRMVRRIVGTLLIIGRGQAPPQWMQEVLTARRPDAAGATAPPHGLCLMAVRYEEDETEEQGPLTSVGAQESES